In the genome of Danio rerio strain Tuebingen ecotype United States chromosome 23, GRCz12tu, whole genome shotgun sequence, one region contains:
- the LOC103908677 gene encoding uncharacterized protein isoform X2 — protein sequence MPLQKEILKEVWTEDCLPHDDCKRSLQTKKKKPEADSGKANGAEAKPKKSKTKKSEEPSGDEESTPSKKENKTVKKKKTEKEKEETTEKNTKKKTKSTPKKKKDSDDEDDEDDEETSQKKTKKKTTTKESSPAGTKEKKPKPKENKAESEGKGKTAKAKKEPASMFQINGDKPDFIAKMKAAATKSDSEESEPETKPSKSKKKSTTSTSMFNAEGDKDKKKDKSSKDKEKQNKKKNTAKSDESDDEDAEVSKKKKGKGKKSKKEERPPSPEIEFDDLEEFVLQPAPQGTTIKCKVTRDKRGMDRGFYPTYYLHLDNDKKVFLLAGRKRKKSATSNYLISIDATDLSRGGDNFIGKLRSNLMGTKFTVFDNGLNPDRALRDMSNARQELVAIIYETNVLGFKGPRKMSVVIPGMDDENERVPIRPRTENDSILVRYQNRQMDNLIELHNKTPVWNDDTASYVLNFSGRVTQASVKNFQIVHSKDNSYIVMQFGRVADDMFTLDYNYPMCAVQAFAIALSSFDGKLACE from the exons ATGCCCTTGCAGAAAGAGATATTAAAGGAGGTTTGGACAGAAGACTG TCTTCCTCATGATGACTGCAAAAGGTCATTACAG ACAAAGAAGAAGAAGCCGGAGGCAGATTCTGGAAAAGCCAATGGAGCTGAAGCCAAACCCAAAAAAAGCAAAACTAAGAAGAGTGAAGAGCCGTCGGGTGATGAGGAGAGCACACCCTCAAAAA AAGagaacaaaacagtaaagaagaaGAAAACCGAGAAGGAGAAAGAAGAAACAACAGAAAAGAACACAAAAAAGAAGACCAAGAGCACTCCAAAGAAGAAGAAAG AttctgatgatgaagatgatgaggatgatgaagagacCTCACAGAAGAAGACAAAGAAGAAAACAACAACCAAAGAAAGCTCTCCTGCTGGCAccaaagaaaagaaaccaaagccTAAAG AGAATAAAGCAGAATCAGAAGGTAAAGGAAAAACAGCCAAGGCTAAAAAGGAGCCAGCTTCAATGTTTCAGATAAATGGAGACAAACCAGATTTTATTGCAAAAATGAAAG CTGCAGCCACCAAGTCCGACAGCGAGGAGAGTGAACCAGAAACTAAACCCAGCAAGAGCAAAAAGAAATCCACCACCTCCACCTCCATGTTTAACGCCGAAGGAGACAAAGACAAGAAAAAAGACAAGAGCAGCAAAGACAAGGAGAAGCAAAACAAGAAGAAGA ATACTGCTAAATCTGATGAAAGTGATGATGAGGATGCAGAAGTGTCCAAAAAGAAGAAAGGCAAAGGAAAGAAAAGTAAAAAG GAGGAGAGACCTCCATCTCCCGAGATTGAGTTTGATGATCTTGAGGAGTTTGTTCTTCAACCTGCACCTCAGGGAACCACCATTAAGTGTAAAGTGACGCGAGACAAGCGTGGGATGGACAGAGGCTTCTACCCCACTTATTACCTCCATTTAGACAATGACAAGAAG GTTTTCCTATTGGCTggtcgaaaaagaaaaaagagtgCGACATCGAATTATTTGATTTCCATAGATGCCACTGATCTATCACGGGGTGGAGATAACTTTATCGGAAAGTTGAG ATCCAATCTCATGGGTACAAAATTCACAGTGTTTGACAATGGCCTCAACCCTGATCGTGCCCTCAGAGACATGTCTAACGCCCGGCAGGAGCTGGTGGCTATCATTTAT gagACAAATGTGTTGGGGTTTAAAGGGCCCAGAAAAATGTCAGTGGTCATCCCGGGCATGGATGATGAAAATGAGCGAGTGCCGATACGTCCACGTACT gaGAACGACAGTATACTTGTGCGCTACcaaaacagacagatggacaacCTGATAGAACTCCACAACAAAACACCAGTTTGGAATGACGACACGGCTTCATATGTGCTCAACTTCTCCGGTCGAGTCACGCAGGCCTCAGTCAAGAACTTCCAGATTGTTCACAGCAAAGACA ACAGCTACATCGTGATGCAGTTCGGGAGAGTGGCAGATGACATGTTCACTCTGGACTATAATTACCCCATGTGTGCGGTGCAGGCGTTTGCTATTGCTCTGTCCAGCTTTGATGGCAAATTGGCCTGTGAATGA
- the LOC103908677 gene encoding tubby-related protein 3-like isoform X6, with translation MPLQKEILKEVWTEDCLPHDDCKRSLQKTKKKKPEADSGKANGAEAKPKKSKTKKSEEPSGDEESTPSKKENKTVKKKKTEKEKEETTEKNTKKKTKSTPKKKKDSDDEDDEDDEETSQKKTKKKTTTKESSPAGTKEKKPKPKAAATKSDSEESEPETKPSKSKKKSTTSTSMFNAEGDKDKKKDKSSKDKEKQNKKKNTAKSDESDDEDAEVSKKKKGKGKKSKKEERPPSPEIEFDDLEEFVLQPAPQGTTIKCKVTRDKRGMDRGFYPTYYLHLDNDKKVFLLAGRKRKKSATSNYLISIDATDLSRGGDNFIGKLRSNLMGTKFTVFDNGLNPDRALRDMSNARQELVAIIYETNVLGFKGPRKMSVVIPGMDDENERVPIRPRTENDSILVRYQNRQMDNLIELHNKTPVWNDDTASYVLNFSGRVTQASVKNFQIVHSKDNSYIVMQFGRVADDMFTLDYNYPMCAVQAFAIALSSFDGKLACE, from the exons ATGCCCTTGCAGAAAGAGATATTAAAGGAGGTTTGGACAGAAGACTG TCTTCCTCATGATGACTGCAAAAGGTCATTACAG AAGACAAAGAAGAAGAAGCCGGAGGCAGATTCTGGAAAAGCCAATGGAGCTGAAGCCAAACCCAAAAAAAGCAAAACTAAGAAGAGTGAAGAGCCGTCGGGTGATGAGGAGAGCACACCCTCAAAAA AAGagaacaaaacagtaaagaagaaGAAAACCGAGAAGGAGAAAGAAGAAACAACAGAAAAGAACACAAAAAAGAAGACCAAGAGCACTCCAAAGAAGAAGAAAG AttctgatgatgaagatgatgaggatgatgaagagacCTCACAGAAGAAGACAAAGAAGAAAACAACAACCAAAGAAAGCTCTCCTGCTGGCAccaaagaaaagaaaccaaagccTAAAG CTGCAGCCACCAAGTCCGACAGCGAGGAGAGTGAACCAGAAACTAAACCCAGCAAGAGCAAAAAGAAATCCACCACCTCCACCTCCATGTTTAACGCCGAAGGAGACAAAGACAAGAAAAAAGACAAGAGCAGCAAAGACAAGGAGAAGCAAAACAAGAAGAAGA ATACTGCTAAATCTGATGAAAGTGATGATGAGGATGCAGAAGTGTCCAAAAAGAAGAAAGGCAAAGGAAAGAAAAGTAAAAAG GAGGAGAGACCTCCATCTCCCGAGATTGAGTTTGATGATCTTGAGGAGTTTGTTCTTCAACCTGCACCTCAGGGAACCACCATTAAGTGTAAAGTGACGCGAGACAAGCGTGGGATGGACAGAGGCTTCTACCCCACTTATTACCTCCATTTAGACAATGACAAGAAG GTTTTCCTATTGGCTggtcgaaaaagaaaaaagagtgCGACATCGAATTATTTGATTTCCATAGATGCCACTGATCTATCACGGGGTGGAGATAACTTTATCGGAAAGTTGAG ATCCAATCTCATGGGTACAAAATTCACAGTGTTTGACAATGGCCTCAACCCTGATCGTGCCCTCAGAGACATGTCTAACGCCCGGCAGGAGCTGGTGGCTATCATTTAT gagACAAATGTGTTGGGGTTTAAAGGGCCCAGAAAAATGTCAGTGGTCATCCCGGGCATGGATGATGAAAATGAGCGAGTGCCGATACGTCCACGTACT gaGAACGACAGTATACTTGTGCGCTACcaaaacagacagatggacaacCTGATAGAACTCCACAACAAAACACCAGTTTGGAATGACGACACGGCTTCATATGTGCTCAACTTCTCCGGTCGAGTCACGCAGGCCTCAGTCAAGAACTTCCAGATTGTTCACAGCAAAGACA ACAGCTACATCGTGATGCAGTTCGGGAGAGTGGCAGATGACATGTTCACTCTGGACTATAATTACCCCATGTGTGCGGTGCAGGCGTTTGCTATTGCTCTGTCCAGCTTTGATGGCAAATTGGCCTGTGAATGA
- the LOC103908677 gene encoding uncharacterized protein isoform X1 — MPLQKEILKEVWTEDCLPHDDCKRSLQKTKKKKPEADSGKANGAEAKPKKSKTKKSEEPSGDEESTPSKKENKTVKKKKTEKEKEETTEKNTKKKTKSTPKKKKDSDDEDDEDDEETSQKKTKKKTTTKESSPAGTKEKKPKPKENKAESEGKGKTAKAKKEPASMFQINGDKPDFIAKMKAAATKSDSEESEPETKPSKSKKKSTTSTSMFNAEGDKDKKKDKSSKDKEKQNKKKNTAKSDESDDEDAEVSKKKKGKGKKSKKEERPPSPEIEFDDLEEFVLQPAPQGTTIKCKVTRDKRGMDRGFYPTYYLHLDNDKKVFLLAGRKRKKSATSNYLISIDATDLSRGGDNFIGKLRSNLMGTKFTVFDNGLNPDRALRDMSNARQELVAIIYETNVLGFKGPRKMSVVIPGMDDENERVPIRPRTENDSILVRYQNRQMDNLIELHNKTPVWNDDTASYVLNFSGRVTQASVKNFQIVHSKDNSYIVMQFGRVADDMFTLDYNYPMCAVQAFAIALSSFDGKLACE, encoded by the exons ATGCCCTTGCAGAAAGAGATATTAAAGGAGGTTTGGACAGAAGACTG TCTTCCTCATGATGACTGCAAAAGGTCATTACAG AAGACAAAGAAGAAGAAGCCGGAGGCAGATTCTGGAAAAGCCAATGGAGCTGAAGCCAAACCCAAAAAAAGCAAAACTAAGAAGAGTGAAGAGCCGTCGGGTGATGAGGAGAGCACACCCTCAAAAA AAGagaacaaaacagtaaagaagaaGAAAACCGAGAAGGAGAAAGAAGAAACAACAGAAAAGAACACAAAAAAGAAGACCAAGAGCACTCCAAAGAAGAAGAAAG AttctgatgatgaagatgatgaggatgatgaagagacCTCACAGAAGAAGACAAAGAAGAAAACAACAACCAAAGAAAGCTCTCCTGCTGGCAccaaagaaaagaaaccaaagccTAAAG AGAATAAAGCAGAATCAGAAGGTAAAGGAAAAACAGCCAAGGCTAAAAAGGAGCCAGCTTCAATGTTTCAGATAAATGGAGACAAACCAGATTTTATTGCAAAAATGAAAG CTGCAGCCACCAAGTCCGACAGCGAGGAGAGTGAACCAGAAACTAAACCCAGCAAGAGCAAAAAGAAATCCACCACCTCCACCTCCATGTTTAACGCCGAAGGAGACAAAGACAAGAAAAAAGACAAGAGCAGCAAAGACAAGGAGAAGCAAAACAAGAAGAAGA ATACTGCTAAATCTGATGAAAGTGATGATGAGGATGCAGAAGTGTCCAAAAAGAAGAAAGGCAAAGGAAAGAAAAGTAAAAAG GAGGAGAGACCTCCATCTCCCGAGATTGAGTTTGATGATCTTGAGGAGTTTGTTCTTCAACCTGCACCTCAGGGAACCACCATTAAGTGTAAAGTGACGCGAGACAAGCGTGGGATGGACAGAGGCTTCTACCCCACTTATTACCTCCATTTAGACAATGACAAGAAG GTTTTCCTATTGGCTggtcgaaaaagaaaaaagagtgCGACATCGAATTATTTGATTTCCATAGATGCCACTGATCTATCACGGGGTGGAGATAACTTTATCGGAAAGTTGAG ATCCAATCTCATGGGTACAAAATTCACAGTGTTTGACAATGGCCTCAACCCTGATCGTGCCCTCAGAGACATGTCTAACGCCCGGCAGGAGCTGGTGGCTATCATTTAT gagACAAATGTGTTGGGGTTTAAAGGGCCCAGAAAAATGTCAGTGGTCATCCCGGGCATGGATGATGAAAATGAGCGAGTGCCGATACGTCCACGTACT gaGAACGACAGTATACTTGTGCGCTACcaaaacagacagatggacaacCTGATAGAACTCCACAACAAAACACCAGTTTGGAATGACGACACGGCTTCATATGTGCTCAACTTCTCCGGTCGAGTCACGCAGGCCTCAGTCAAGAACTTCCAGATTGTTCACAGCAAAGACA ACAGCTACATCGTGATGCAGTTCGGGAGAGTGGCAGATGACATGTTCACTCTGGACTATAATTACCCCATGTGTGCGGTGCAGGCGTTTGCTATTGCTCTGTCCAGCTTTGATGGCAAATTGGCCTGTGAATGA
- the LOC103908677 gene encoding tubby-related protein 3-like isoform X3, with the protein MSADKKTKKKKPEADSGKANGAEAKPKKSKTKKSEEPSGDEESTPSKKENKTVKKKKTEKEKEETTEKNTKKKTKSTPKKKKDSDDEDDEDDEETSQKKTKKKTTTKESSPAGTKEKKPKPKENKAESEGKGKTAKAKKEPASMFQINGDKPDFIAKMKAAATKSDSEESEPETKPSKSKKKSTTSTSMFNAEGDKDKKKDKSSKDKEKQNKKKNTAKSDESDDEDAEVSKKKKGKGKKSKKEERPPSPEIEFDDLEEFVLQPAPQGTTIKCKVTRDKRGMDRGFYPTYYLHLDNDKKVFLLAGRKRKKSATSNYLISIDATDLSRGGDNFIGKLRSNLMGTKFTVFDNGLNPDRALRDMSNARQELVAIIYETNVLGFKGPRKMSVVIPGMDDENERVPIRPRTENDSILVRYQNRQMDNLIELHNKTPVWNDDTASYVLNFSGRVTQASVKNFQIVHSKDNSYIVMQFGRVADDMFTLDYNYPMCAVQAFAIALSSFDGKLACE; encoded by the exons ATGTCTGCAGATAAG AAGACAAAGAAGAAGAAGCCGGAGGCAGATTCTGGAAAAGCCAATGGAGCTGAAGCCAAACCCAAAAAAAGCAAAACTAAGAAGAGTGAAGAGCCGTCGGGTGATGAGGAGAGCACACCCTCAAAAA AAGagaacaaaacagtaaagaagaaGAAAACCGAGAAGGAGAAAGAAGAAACAACAGAAAAGAACACAAAAAAGAAGACCAAGAGCACTCCAAAGAAGAAGAAAG AttctgatgatgaagatgatgaggatgatgaagagacCTCACAGAAGAAGACAAAGAAGAAAACAACAACCAAAGAAAGCTCTCCTGCTGGCAccaaagaaaagaaaccaaagccTAAAG AGAATAAAGCAGAATCAGAAGGTAAAGGAAAAACAGCCAAGGCTAAAAAGGAGCCAGCTTCAATGTTTCAGATAAATGGAGACAAACCAGATTTTATTGCAAAAATGAAAG CTGCAGCCACCAAGTCCGACAGCGAGGAGAGTGAACCAGAAACTAAACCCAGCAAGAGCAAAAAGAAATCCACCACCTCCACCTCCATGTTTAACGCCGAAGGAGACAAAGACAAGAAAAAAGACAAGAGCAGCAAAGACAAGGAGAAGCAAAACAAGAAGAAGA ATACTGCTAAATCTGATGAAAGTGATGATGAGGATGCAGAAGTGTCCAAAAAGAAGAAAGGCAAAGGAAAGAAAAGTAAAAAG GAGGAGAGACCTCCATCTCCCGAGATTGAGTTTGATGATCTTGAGGAGTTTGTTCTTCAACCTGCACCTCAGGGAACCACCATTAAGTGTAAAGTGACGCGAGACAAGCGTGGGATGGACAGAGGCTTCTACCCCACTTATTACCTCCATTTAGACAATGACAAGAAG GTTTTCCTATTGGCTggtcgaaaaagaaaaaagagtgCGACATCGAATTATTTGATTTCCATAGATGCCACTGATCTATCACGGGGTGGAGATAACTTTATCGGAAAGTTGAG ATCCAATCTCATGGGTACAAAATTCACAGTGTTTGACAATGGCCTCAACCCTGATCGTGCCCTCAGAGACATGTCTAACGCCCGGCAGGAGCTGGTGGCTATCATTTAT gagACAAATGTGTTGGGGTTTAAAGGGCCCAGAAAAATGTCAGTGGTCATCCCGGGCATGGATGATGAAAATGAGCGAGTGCCGATACGTCCACGTACT gaGAACGACAGTATACTTGTGCGCTACcaaaacagacagatggacaacCTGATAGAACTCCACAACAAAACACCAGTTTGGAATGACGACACGGCTTCATATGTGCTCAACTTCTCCGGTCGAGTCACGCAGGCCTCAGTCAAGAACTTCCAGATTGTTCACAGCAAAGACA ACAGCTACATCGTGATGCAGTTCGGGAGAGTGGCAGATGACATGTTCACTCTGGACTATAATTACCCCATGTGTGCGGTGCAGGCGTTTGCTATTGCTCTGTCCAGCTTTGATGGCAAATTGGCCTGTGAATGA
- the LOC103908677 gene encoding tubby-related protein 3-like isoform X4 has product MSADKTKKKKPEADSGKANGAEAKPKKSKTKKSEEPSGDEESTPSKKENKTVKKKKTEKEKEETTEKNTKKKTKSTPKKKKDSDDEDDEDDEETSQKKTKKKTTTKESSPAGTKEKKPKPKENKAESEGKGKTAKAKKEPASMFQINGDKPDFIAKMKAAATKSDSEESEPETKPSKSKKKSTTSTSMFNAEGDKDKKKDKSSKDKEKQNKKKNTAKSDESDDEDAEVSKKKKGKGKKSKKEERPPSPEIEFDDLEEFVLQPAPQGTTIKCKVTRDKRGMDRGFYPTYYLHLDNDKKVFLLAGRKRKKSATSNYLISIDATDLSRGGDNFIGKLRSNLMGTKFTVFDNGLNPDRALRDMSNARQELVAIIYETNVLGFKGPRKMSVVIPGMDDENERVPIRPRTENDSILVRYQNRQMDNLIELHNKTPVWNDDTASYVLNFSGRVTQASVKNFQIVHSKDNSYIVMQFGRVADDMFTLDYNYPMCAVQAFAIALSSFDGKLACE; this is encoded by the exons ATGTCTGCAGATAAG ACAAAGAAGAAGAAGCCGGAGGCAGATTCTGGAAAAGCCAATGGAGCTGAAGCCAAACCCAAAAAAAGCAAAACTAAGAAGAGTGAAGAGCCGTCGGGTGATGAGGAGAGCACACCCTCAAAAA AAGagaacaaaacagtaaagaagaaGAAAACCGAGAAGGAGAAAGAAGAAACAACAGAAAAGAACACAAAAAAGAAGACCAAGAGCACTCCAAAGAAGAAGAAAG AttctgatgatgaagatgatgaggatgatgaagagacCTCACAGAAGAAGACAAAGAAGAAAACAACAACCAAAGAAAGCTCTCCTGCTGGCAccaaagaaaagaaaccaaagccTAAAG AGAATAAAGCAGAATCAGAAGGTAAAGGAAAAACAGCCAAGGCTAAAAAGGAGCCAGCTTCAATGTTTCAGATAAATGGAGACAAACCAGATTTTATTGCAAAAATGAAAG CTGCAGCCACCAAGTCCGACAGCGAGGAGAGTGAACCAGAAACTAAACCCAGCAAGAGCAAAAAGAAATCCACCACCTCCACCTCCATGTTTAACGCCGAAGGAGACAAAGACAAGAAAAAAGACAAGAGCAGCAAAGACAAGGAGAAGCAAAACAAGAAGAAGA ATACTGCTAAATCTGATGAAAGTGATGATGAGGATGCAGAAGTGTCCAAAAAGAAGAAAGGCAAAGGAAAGAAAAGTAAAAAG GAGGAGAGACCTCCATCTCCCGAGATTGAGTTTGATGATCTTGAGGAGTTTGTTCTTCAACCTGCACCTCAGGGAACCACCATTAAGTGTAAAGTGACGCGAGACAAGCGTGGGATGGACAGAGGCTTCTACCCCACTTATTACCTCCATTTAGACAATGACAAGAAG GTTTTCCTATTGGCTggtcgaaaaagaaaaaagagtgCGACATCGAATTATTTGATTTCCATAGATGCCACTGATCTATCACGGGGTGGAGATAACTTTATCGGAAAGTTGAG ATCCAATCTCATGGGTACAAAATTCACAGTGTTTGACAATGGCCTCAACCCTGATCGTGCCCTCAGAGACATGTCTAACGCCCGGCAGGAGCTGGTGGCTATCATTTAT gagACAAATGTGTTGGGGTTTAAAGGGCCCAGAAAAATGTCAGTGGTCATCCCGGGCATGGATGATGAAAATGAGCGAGTGCCGATACGTCCACGTACT gaGAACGACAGTATACTTGTGCGCTACcaaaacagacagatggacaacCTGATAGAACTCCACAACAAAACACCAGTTTGGAATGACGACACGGCTTCATATGTGCTCAACTTCTCCGGTCGAGTCACGCAGGCCTCAGTCAAGAACTTCCAGATTGTTCACAGCAAAGACA ACAGCTACATCGTGATGCAGTTCGGGAGAGTGGCAGATGACATGTTCACTCTGGACTATAATTACCCCATGTGTGCGGTGCAGGCGTTTGCTATTGCTCTGTCCAGCTTTGATGGCAAATTGGCCTGTGAATGA
- the LOC103908677 gene encoding tubby-related protein 1-like isoform X8 has protein sequence MSADKTKKKKPEADSGKANGAEAKPKKSKTKKSEEPSGDEESTPSKKENKTVKKKKTEKEKEETTEKNTKKKTKSTPKKKKDSDDEDDEDDEETSQKKTKKKTTTKESSPAGTKEKKPKPKAAATKSDSEESEPETKPSKSKKKSTTSTSMFNAEGDKDKKKDKSSKDKEKQNKKKNTAKSDESDDEDAEVSKKKKGKGKKSKKEERPPSPEIEFDDLEEFVLQPAPQGTTIKCKVTRDKRGMDRGFYPTYYLHLDNDKKVFLLAGRKRKKSATSNYLISIDATDLSRGGDNFIGKLRSNLMGTKFTVFDNGLNPDRALRDMSNARQELVAIIYETNVLGFKGPRKMSVVIPGMDDENERVPIRPRTENDSILVRYQNRQMDNLIELHNKTPVWNDDTASYVLNFSGRVTQASVKNFQIVHSKDNSYIVMQFGRVADDMFTLDYNYPMCAVQAFAIALSSFDGKLACE, from the exons ATGTCTGCAGATAAG ACAAAGAAGAAGAAGCCGGAGGCAGATTCTGGAAAAGCCAATGGAGCTGAAGCCAAACCCAAAAAAAGCAAAACTAAGAAGAGTGAAGAGCCGTCGGGTGATGAGGAGAGCACACCCTCAAAAA AAGagaacaaaacagtaaagaagaaGAAAACCGAGAAGGAGAAAGAAGAAACAACAGAAAAGAACACAAAAAAGAAGACCAAGAGCACTCCAAAGAAGAAGAAAG AttctgatgatgaagatgatgaggatgatgaagagacCTCACAGAAGAAGACAAAGAAGAAAACAACAACCAAAGAAAGCTCTCCTGCTGGCAccaaagaaaagaaaccaaagccTAAAG CTGCAGCCACCAAGTCCGACAGCGAGGAGAGTGAACCAGAAACTAAACCCAGCAAGAGCAAAAAGAAATCCACCACCTCCACCTCCATGTTTAACGCCGAAGGAGACAAAGACAAGAAAAAAGACAAGAGCAGCAAAGACAAGGAGAAGCAAAACAAGAAGAAGA ATACTGCTAAATCTGATGAAAGTGATGATGAGGATGCAGAAGTGTCCAAAAAGAAGAAAGGCAAAGGAAAGAAAAGTAAAAAG GAGGAGAGACCTCCATCTCCCGAGATTGAGTTTGATGATCTTGAGGAGTTTGTTCTTCAACCTGCACCTCAGGGAACCACCATTAAGTGTAAAGTGACGCGAGACAAGCGTGGGATGGACAGAGGCTTCTACCCCACTTATTACCTCCATTTAGACAATGACAAGAAG GTTTTCCTATTGGCTggtcgaaaaagaaaaaagagtgCGACATCGAATTATTTGATTTCCATAGATGCCACTGATCTATCACGGGGTGGAGATAACTTTATCGGAAAGTTGAG ATCCAATCTCATGGGTACAAAATTCACAGTGTTTGACAATGGCCTCAACCCTGATCGTGCCCTCAGAGACATGTCTAACGCCCGGCAGGAGCTGGTGGCTATCATTTAT gagACAAATGTGTTGGGGTTTAAAGGGCCCAGAAAAATGTCAGTGGTCATCCCGGGCATGGATGATGAAAATGAGCGAGTGCCGATACGTCCACGTACT gaGAACGACAGTATACTTGTGCGCTACcaaaacagacagatggacaacCTGATAGAACTCCACAACAAAACACCAGTTTGGAATGACGACACGGCTTCATATGTGCTCAACTTCTCCGGTCGAGTCACGCAGGCCTCAGTCAAGAACTTCCAGATTGTTCACAGCAAAGACA ACAGCTACATCGTGATGCAGTTCGGGAGAGTGGCAGATGACATGTTCACTCTGGACTATAATTACCCCATGTGTGCGGTGCAGGCGTTTGCTATTGCTCTGTCCAGCTTTGATGGCAAATTGGCCTGTGAATGA
- the LOC103908677 gene encoding tubby-related protein 1-like isoform X7, with product MSADKKTKKKKPEADSGKANGAEAKPKKSKTKKSEEPSGDEESTPSKKENKTVKKKKTEKEKEETTEKNTKKKTKSTPKKKKDSDDEDDEDDEETSQKKTKKKTTTKESSPAGTKEKKPKPKAAATKSDSEESEPETKPSKSKKKSTTSTSMFNAEGDKDKKKDKSSKDKEKQNKKKNTAKSDESDDEDAEVSKKKKGKGKKSKKEERPPSPEIEFDDLEEFVLQPAPQGTTIKCKVTRDKRGMDRGFYPTYYLHLDNDKKVFLLAGRKRKKSATSNYLISIDATDLSRGGDNFIGKLRSNLMGTKFTVFDNGLNPDRALRDMSNARQELVAIIYETNVLGFKGPRKMSVVIPGMDDENERVPIRPRTENDSILVRYQNRQMDNLIELHNKTPVWNDDTASYVLNFSGRVTQASVKNFQIVHSKDNSYIVMQFGRVADDMFTLDYNYPMCAVQAFAIALSSFDGKLACE from the exons ATGTCTGCAGATAAG AAGACAAAGAAGAAGAAGCCGGAGGCAGATTCTGGAAAAGCCAATGGAGCTGAAGCCAAACCCAAAAAAAGCAAAACTAAGAAGAGTGAAGAGCCGTCGGGTGATGAGGAGAGCACACCCTCAAAAA AAGagaacaaaacagtaaagaagaaGAAAACCGAGAAGGAGAAAGAAGAAACAACAGAAAAGAACACAAAAAAGAAGACCAAGAGCACTCCAAAGAAGAAGAAAG AttctgatgatgaagatgatgaggatgatgaagagacCTCACAGAAGAAGACAAAGAAGAAAACAACAACCAAAGAAAGCTCTCCTGCTGGCAccaaagaaaagaaaccaaagccTAAAG CTGCAGCCACCAAGTCCGACAGCGAGGAGAGTGAACCAGAAACTAAACCCAGCAAGAGCAAAAAGAAATCCACCACCTCCACCTCCATGTTTAACGCCGAAGGAGACAAAGACAAGAAAAAAGACAAGAGCAGCAAAGACAAGGAGAAGCAAAACAAGAAGAAGA ATACTGCTAAATCTGATGAAAGTGATGATGAGGATGCAGAAGTGTCCAAAAAGAAGAAAGGCAAAGGAAAGAAAAGTAAAAAG GAGGAGAGACCTCCATCTCCCGAGATTGAGTTTGATGATCTTGAGGAGTTTGTTCTTCAACCTGCACCTCAGGGAACCACCATTAAGTGTAAAGTGACGCGAGACAAGCGTGGGATGGACAGAGGCTTCTACCCCACTTATTACCTCCATTTAGACAATGACAAGAAG GTTTTCCTATTGGCTggtcgaaaaagaaaaaagagtgCGACATCGAATTATTTGATTTCCATAGATGCCACTGATCTATCACGGGGTGGAGATAACTTTATCGGAAAGTTGAG ATCCAATCTCATGGGTACAAAATTCACAGTGTTTGACAATGGCCTCAACCCTGATCGTGCCCTCAGAGACATGTCTAACGCCCGGCAGGAGCTGGTGGCTATCATTTAT gagACAAATGTGTTGGGGTTTAAAGGGCCCAGAAAAATGTCAGTGGTCATCCCGGGCATGGATGATGAAAATGAGCGAGTGCCGATACGTCCACGTACT gaGAACGACAGTATACTTGTGCGCTACcaaaacagacagatggacaacCTGATAGAACTCCACAACAAAACACCAGTTTGGAATGACGACACGGCTTCATATGTGCTCAACTTCTCCGGTCGAGTCACGCAGGCCTCAGTCAAGAACTTCCAGATTGTTCACAGCAAAGACA ACAGCTACATCGTGATGCAGTTCGGGAGAGTGGCAGATGACATGTTCACTCTGGACTATAATTACCCCATGTGTGCGGTGCAGGCGTTTGCTATTGCTCTGTCCAGCTTTGATGGCAAATTGGCCTGTGAATGA